From Vreelandella neptunia, the proteins below share one genomic window:
- a CDS encoding YcjF family protein, which yields MTTPQPRRHFTLDDTPEEAADAEIALRQREAFAGTSEHHPLAPLPEDKALPAASLGAPRKRRWGLLFALVGGAGLGTAELVTGIPDAMAQSQWLAMAWQLFGISLIGLGGVSLLKELGRLRRLKRHDKLRGDLAELPLRSPKQARAMAEQLRRQLKLADDDPHWLAFQRACQPHHSGEEIQTLLRYHLLAPRDREAQRLITRMSGETAIMVAISPLTLVDMALVAWRSLAMVDRLCRLYGLELGYASRLRLFRNVLHNMAFAGASELATEASMDMLSLDLASRLSARAGQGLATGLLSARLGLRAQRLCRPVPFTADEQPKIADLRQDLWRQIKRLDKETAPQRR from the coding sequence ATGACCACCCCACAGCCACGTCGTCACTTTACGTTGGATGACACGCCCGAAGAGGCCGCTGATGCAGAGATAGCCCTACGCCAGCGCGAAGCCTTTGCTGGCACTAGTGAGCATCATCCACTAGCGCCTCTACCTGAAGATAAAGCGCTACCTGCTGCCAGCTTAGGCGCGCCGCGTAAACGCCGCTGGGGGCTACTGTTTGCCCTGGTGGGTGGTGCCGGGCTAGGCACGGCAGAGCTGGTCACCGGCATTCCTGATGCGATGGCTCAGTCGCAGTGGCTCGCCATGGCCTGGCAGTTGTTCGGGATCAGCCTGATTGGCCTAGGGGGCGTTTCACTGCTGAAGGAATTGGGGCGTTTGCGCCGTCTCAAGCGCCACGACAAACTGCGCGGCGACCTTGCCGAGCTGCCGCTACGCTCACCCAAGCAGGCACGGGCGATGGCCGAGCAGCTAAGACGTCAGCTCAAACTCGCCGACGATGACCCGCACTGGCTGGCCTTTCAGCGCGCTTGCCAGCCCCACCATAGTGGTGAGGAGATCCAGACACTGCTGCGTTATCACCTGCTAGCGCCGCGTGACCGTGAGGCCCAGCGTCTGATTACCCGAATGTCCGGCGAAACGGCCATCATGGTCGCGATCAGCCCGCTAACGCTGGTGGATATGGCGCTGGTGGCCTGGCGCAGCCTGGCAATGGTGGATCGACTCTGCCGCCTTTATGGCCTTGAGCTGGGTTACGCCAGCCGCCTGCGGCTGTTTCGTAACGTGCTGCACAATATGGCGTTTGCCGGTGCCAGCGAACTGGCCACCGAGGCCAGTATGGATATGCTCTCGCTGGATTTAGCCAGCCGCCTCTCCGCACGCGCAGGCCAAGGCCTCGCCACCGGGCTGCTTAGCGCGCGCCTGGGGCTACGCGCCCAGCGGCTCTGTCGTCCAGTGCCTTTCACTGCCGATGAGCAGCCCAAGATCGCCGATCTACGCCAGGATCTGTGGCGGCAAATCAAGCGGCTCGACAAAGAAACGGCGCCGCAGAGACGCTAA